A genomic window from Ruminiclostridium cellulolyticum H10 includes:
- a CDS encoding SDR family NAD(P)-dependent oxidoreductase, with product MKKVLITGVSGGLGTCLANDFIKKNYYVYGYDKTYNEKISVLETDYPNQFKFFNTDVSLDSAVEETAKKIKQNSDTLDILINAAAILPTNSANILEDFEISQSLEVFSTNSLGPLRVVKSLLPLIRKGEDKLIINISSEAGSLATHCNYVNRYDYCMSKAALNMQSVILQRYLKPDGIKVLAVHPGWVRTEMGGLDAPILPSESAAGIVTLAEKYIHKTGEGIFFDYDGNTREW from the coding sequence ATGAAAAAAGTTCTGATTACAGGAGTGTCGGGTGGGCTTGGTACATGCTTGGCAAACGACTTTATTAAGAAAAATTATTACGTTTATGGGTATGATAAAACCTATAATGAAAAAATAAGTGTTTTGGAAACTGATTATCCAAATCAATTTAAATTTTTCAATACAGATGTAAGTTTAGACAGTGCAGTTGAGGAAACCGCCAAAAAAATTAAACAGAACAGTGACACGTTGGATATATTAATTAATGCTGCTGCAATACTCCCGACTAATAGTGCGAATATCTTAGAAGACTTTGAAATATCACAGTCATTGGAGGTTTTCTCTACTAATTCACTTGGGCCTTTGAGGGTTGTAAAGAGTCTTTTACCGTTGATAAGGAAGGGTGAGGATAAATTAATAATAAATATATCATCCGAAGCAGGCAGCCTGGCTACACACTGTAATTATGTAAATAGATATGATTATTGCATGTCAAAAGCAGCATTAAATATGCAAAGTGTTATTCTGCAGCGTTATCTGAAACCCGATGGAATTAAAGTTCTGGCAGTTCATCCGGGTTGGGTAAGAACTGAGATGGGCGGTCTGGACGCCCCGATTCTACCATCGGAATCGGCGGCAGGCATAGTAACACTTGCAGAAAAGTATATACACAAAACAGGTGAAGGTATATTTTTTGACTACGATGGAAATACAAGGGAATGGTGA
- a CDS encoding L-arabinose isomerase family protein → MITKQKPRIGFLGLMQGLYDESQPELPKMQEAFAREVVEQLKDVADIDFPGPAKEREDIERYVKYFNDKEYDGIMIVNLLYSPGNRLIQAMKNNNLPILLANIQPLPDVTSNWDWILCTTNQGIHGIQDTSNVLMRCGIKPAIITDDWKAESFKAYFEDWALAANTHNRLKKTKVAIFGRMHNMGDILGDDAALCRKFGVEANHVTIGPVYYNMEGLSDKEVDAQIEEDKKNFKIDPNLPEESHRYAARMQLAFEKFLNDNGYEGFSQFFNIYKEDGRFKQIPILAGSSLLAKGYGYSAEGDTNVLLMTVIGHMMIGDPHFTEMYSLDFGKDSAMLSHMGEGNWKVARKDRGVTLIDRPLDIGGLGNPPTPKFNVEPGTATLVSLVAVEGEKYQLIVSKGTILDTEDLPDVPMNHAFFRPDSGIKKAMDEWLANGGTHHEVLFLGDFRRRFELLCKILDIKYIEV, encoded by the coding sequence ATGATAACCAAACAAAAACCAAGAATCGGATTTTTGGGCCTAATGCAGGGATTGTATGACGAATCACAGCCGGAACTGCCGAAAATGCAGGAGGCATTTGCCAGAGAAGTGGTTGAACAATTAAAAGATGTGGCAGATATTGATTTTCCCGGTCCAGCAAAAGAAAGAGAAGATATAGAAAGATATGTAAAATATTTCAATGATAAAGAGTACGATGGAATAATGATAGTAAATCTGTTGTACAGTCCGGGAAATCGTTTAATACAGGCTATGAAGAATAATAATCTGCCAATATTGCTGGCTAATATTCAACCACTTCCCGATGTTACATCAAACTGGGATTGGATTTTGTGCACAACTAATCAGGGAATTCATGGAATACAGGATACAAGTAATGTTCTCATGCGTTGTGGTATTAAACCGGCTATTATAACAGATGATTGGAAGGCTGAATCCTTTAAAGCCTACTTTGAAGATTGGGCATTGGCTGCCAACACGCATAACAGACTAAAAAAGACAAAGGTTGCGATTTTCGGCCGTATGCACAATATGGGTGACATACTTGGTGATGATGCGGCATTGTGCAGAAAATTTGGTGTAGAGGCAAACCATGTAACAATCGGTCCGGTTTATTACAACATGGAAGGATTGTCAGATAAAGAAGTAGATGCCCAGATTGAGGAAGATAAAAAGAATTTTAAAATTGATCCTAATCTTCCTGAAGAAAGTCATCGGTATGCTGCACGTATGCAATTAGCCTTTGAAAAATTCCTTAATGATAACGGTTATGAAGGTTTTTCACAGTTCTTCAACATATACAAGGAAGACGGCAGGTTCAAACAAATACCGATATTGGCAGGCTCCAGTCTCCTTGCAAAAGGTTATGGTTATTCGGCGGAAGGTGATACAAATGTACTTCTCATGACTGTGATCGGTCACATGATGATAGGGGATCCTCATTTTACTGAGATGTACTCCCTGGACTTTGGTAAGGATTCAGCAATGCTAAGCCATATGGGAGAAGGCAACTGGAAGGTTGCAAGGAAGGATCGCGGAGTGACACTGATTGACAGGCCTCTTGATATTGGTGGTCTTGGTAATCCTCCGACACCAAAGTTCAACGTAGAACCAGGAACAGCTACCCTTGTTTCCCTCGTTGCAGTAGAAGGAGAAAAATACCAACTAATTGTATCAAAGGGTACTATCCTTGATACTGAGGACTTGCCAGATGTTCCTATGAACCATGCTTTTTTCAGACCGGATTCCGGCATCAAAAAGGCTATGGACGAATGGTTAGCTAATGGTGGTACACATCACGAAGTACTATTCCTGGGTGATTTTAGAAGACGTTTTGAATTATTATGTAAAATTCTTGACATAAAATATATTGAAGTGTAA
- a CDS encoding sugar-binding transcriptional regulator, with amino-acid sequence MNDKYKLMVDVSKMYYYFGMNQKEIAEELGVSRGYVCQLMEQARKSGIIEFKIKDVAKEEKEIEYHLRSKFNLQKAIVVPTLPNADPNQLNPEVADTACKYLDTIIESDMVIAFSWGWTIFQVSSNMVKHTDIKNVTSIPLSGGMTNLQKKIYVSEISTNIAEAYNGTPLFIPLPAVLQNAQIKEALYSDTNVSDVLNKSKEADIALFTVGSFGEQNVLYRGGYIDNKSMKTLVKKDAVGDLCAHFINEYGEICDKDLDERTVTINLNDFRKIKNKVCIVTGSQKVKALLGALRKQYVDVLITDESTVNEMLKMI; translated from the coding sequence GTGAATGATAAATATAAGTTGATGGTTGATGTTTCTAAAATGTACTATTATTTTGGCATGAACCAAAAGGAGATAGCTGAAGAACTAGGAGTTTCACGCGGTTATGTGTGCCAACTCATGGAACAGGCACGAAAGTCAGGAATAATTGAGTTTAAAATAAAGGATGTAGCTAAAGAAGAAAAAGAGATTGAGTATCATTTACGATCTAAATTTAATCTGCAAAAGGCAATAGTTGTTCCAACATTGCCCAATGCAGATCCAAACCAGTTAAATCCTGAGGTGGCTGATACGGCATGTAAATATTTGGACACTATAATAGAAAGTGATATGGTCATAGCTTTTTCCTGGGGATGGACGATATTCCAGGTTTCATCGAATATGGTTAAGCATACCGATATTAAGAATGTTACCAGTATTCCTCTTAGCGGAGGGATGACTAACCTGCAAAAGAAGATCTACGTTTCAGAGATATCCACTAACATAGCAGAAGCATATAATGGGACGCCACTTTTTATACCCTTGCCAGCTGTTCTGCAAAATGCTCAAATAAAAGAAGCTTTGTATAGTGATACCAATGTAAGCGATGTTCTCAATAAAAGTAAGGAAGCTGACATTGCACTATTTACTGTAGGTAGCTTTGGAGAACAGAATGTATTATACCGTGGTGGATATATCGATAACAAATCAATGAAAACACTTGTAAAAAAGGATGCTGTTGGTGATTTGTGTGCTCATTTTATTAATGAATACGGCGAAATATGTGACAAGGATTTGGATGAAAGAACCGTAACAATTAATCTTAATGACTTTAGAAAAATTAAAAACAAGGTATGTATTGTAACCGGTTCACAAAAAGTCAAGGCACTCCTTGGGGCACTTAGAAAGCAATATGTAGACGTCCTGATCACTGATGAAAGTACTGTTAATGAAATGCTAAAAATGATTTAA
- a CDS encoding VOC family protein: MKLIGIDHITINCTDINASFSFYEEILSLKRLNDVDLGDHVLHYYQLPNTKLELIEYKEPQRTIIAGNTDTGIYRHFAVGTDDLMEIKRRCDEKGYKINLQPTYIPQIDKKVMLIVDPNGVEIEIIQL; encoded by the coding sequence ATGAAATTAATCGGAATAGATCATATTACTATTAACTGCACAGATATAAATGCTTCTTTCAGCTTTTACGAGGAAATATTATCCTTAAAACGCTTAAACGATGTAGATTTAGGTGATCATGTTTTGCATTACTATCAGTTACCAAATACAAAACTTGAGCTAATAGAGTACAAAGAGCCTCAAAGAACTATAATAGCAGGGAATACTGATACGGGGATATATCGTCATTTTGCGGTAGGAACCGATGACCTTATGGAAATCAAAAGAAGATGTGATGAAAAAGGATATAAAATAAATCTTCAGCCTACTTACATCCCTCAAATTGATAAAAAAGTAATGCTTATAGTAGATCCAAATGGTGTTGAGATTGAAATTATACAATTATAA
- a CDS encoding alpha-N-arabinofuranosidase: MNKAKIVLDKDFIISKIDEKVFGSFVEPLGRCIYGGIYEPGHPAADEKGFRRDVLELTKPLNVTLNRFPGGNYVSTFRWEDGIGPKEKRPRRAEVAWQSIETNQFGINEFADWSKLNGSDVMMTVNLATRGVLEAMDCVEYCNFKEGTYWSDLRISHGYKEPHGYRYWCLTNEIDGVWQVGQKTGTDYGRIAREASKGMKLLDENIKTVLAGSSSPSQDSFPSFDAAALEESYEFIDYLSIHQYIGNAKNDTPNYLAKPLITDKYLKTAIATIDYIKAKTKSKNKVNISFDEFNTWHSIAEEARFNNKWRIAPPLLEDEYTLEDALALGGMLLAVLKNADRVEIACISELVNCISHIRTRNGGGAWVLPPYYTFLLFSKYGRGTSLVTSISSPKYDSTDFTDVPYLDAAATMDDNGDVTIFAINRSTEETLPLETELRGFENYRVETHIVLTSANPKDTNTEECPNYVTPKNNGDAQIDGNKVLANLPRLSWNVIRLQKVK; encoded by the coding sequence ATGAACAAGGCGAAAATCGTATTAGACAAAGATTTTATAATTTCAAAAATAGACGAAAAAGTATTTGGTTCATTTGTTGAACCTTTAGGTAGATGCATATATGGCGGTATTTATGAGCCTGGACATCCTGCTGCCGATGAAAAAGGCTTTAGAAGAGATGTTCTGGAATTAACCAAGCCATTGAATGTTACATTAAATCGTTTTCCGGGTGGGAATTACGTATCAACCTTTCGTTGGGAAGACGGAATCGGCCCTAAAGAAAAGAGGCCACGTCGTGCTGAGGTTGCTTGGCAAAGTATAGAAACAAATCAATTCGGGATTAATGAATTCGCTGATTGGTCAAAATTAAACGGATCTGATGTAATGATGACAGTCAATCTTGCAACAAGAGGCGTTTTAGAAGCAATGGATTGCGTGGAGTATTGTAACTTTAAGGAAGGAACTTATTGGTCTGATCTGCGTATTTCTCATGGTTACAAAGAGCCTCATGGATATCGTTACTGGTGCTTGACCAATGAAATCGATGGTGTTTGGCAGGTTGGCCAGAAAACCGGAACAGATTACGGTAGAATAGCAAGAGAAGCGTCAAAGGGAATGAAACTTCTTGATGAGAATATTAAAACGGTATTAGCCGGTTCTTCTTCACCGTCGCAGGATAGTTTCCCAAGCTTTGATGCAGCCGCTCTTGAAGAATCTTACGAGTTTATAGATTACTTATCAATACATCAGTATATAGGAAATGCTAAGAATGATACACCAAACTACCTTGCAAAGCCTTTGATTACTGACAAATATCTTAAGACTGCAATCGCTACCATTGACTATATTAAGGCTAAGACCAAGAGCAAAAATAAAGTAAATATTTCATTTGATGAATTTAACACATGGCATTCAATTGCTGAGGAAGCACGTTTTAATAATAAGTGGCGGATTGCTCCTCCTCTATTAGAAGATGAATATACATTAGAAGATGCATTAGCTCTTGGCGGTATGCTGCTTGCAGTACTAAAAAATGCTGACCGTGTTGAAATTGCTTGTATCTCAGAATTAGTGAATTGTATTTCTCATATACGTACCAGAAATGGCGGGGGTGCGTGGGTACTGCCACCTTATTACACCTTCCTGTTATTCTCAAAATACGGTAGGGGAACATCATTAGTTACTTCAATAAGTTCTCCGAAATATGACTCTACTGATTTTACTGATGTCCCTTATCTTGATGCAGCAGCAACAATGGATGACAATGGTGACGTTACTATATTTGCAATTAATAGGAGCACAGAGGAAACTCTGCCCCTTGAAACCGAGTTGAGAGGATTTGAAAACTATAGGGTGGAAACTCATATTGTTCTTACGAGTGCGAACCCAAAAGATACTAATACAGAAGAGTGTCCAAACTATGTTACTCCAAAGAATAATGGTGATGCACAAATAGACGGAAATAAAGTTTTAGCGAATTTGCCGAGACTTTCCTGGAATGTTATTCGACTCCAAAAAGTTAAATAA
- a CDS encoding cation-translocating P-type ATPase, protein MTNKRQVMAGLTSVEAKRLQQQYGKNEFTPQKKDSFIRKVLHIICEPMFLLLIVAAIIYFILGEPRDGAIMLIFVIGIISIDVIQEWKTDKTLNALKDLSAPHITVIRDDKETVIASTDLVPGDLMMIYEGVKIPADGIVVKCNDLCVEESSLTGEAEGVWKITSGNADSSNDYWRKDYCYAGTLVIQGTGTILVDKIGAETEYGKIGMNVAAAPNEPSPLQKQTGKLVKTCAGIAGILFALVGVFTYFNIPDHTFADRVVESILSGITLAMAMIPEEFPVILTVFLSMGAWRLAKKQSLVRKLPAVETLGSVSVLCVDKTGTITMNQMAVQEVWSPDGNENTLIETMGLACESDAYDPMEKAMLAYCDNHGISKEDLFSSELISEYAFTNELKMMGHVWHRKNGIVIAAKGSPERILSICNLSDKDREITEQKVAEMSKEGLRVIAVAMALPESEENIPSSITECRLNLCGLIGLSDPPRESVKSDIAVCSKAGIRVVMITGDNGITASSIARKIGMEHSDNIITGDMLNEMSDNELREAVKSVSIFSRVVPEHKMRIVKAFKENGEIVAMTGDGVNDAPALKYADIGIAMGKRGSEVSREAADLILMDDNFTTIIETVKDGRRIYDNIRKAVGYVFTIHIPIAFTSLLGPILGIAPAALMLLPLHVVLLELLIDPTCSIVLERQPAETDIMERRPRNPKDKLLNTRTLLKSVIQGLVVFAASFGTYYTVLCDDPASATIARAMGLAIIMFSNLFLVQVNSSDYDFAVQSIIRLSKDRVMWAVNIGTLLMLAIILYTPLSGFLKLAPLTAGQFFGSAGIAAVAVFWYEIVKLIKRFRKK, encoded by the coding sequence ATGACAAACAAAAGGCAAGTTATGGCGGGGTTAACTTCCGTCGAAGCAAAACGATTGCAGCAGCAATACGGCAAGAACGAATTTACCCCCCAGAAAAAGGATAGTTTTATTAGAAAGGTCTTACATATCATATGTGAGCCGATGTTTCTTTTGCTGATTGTTGCTGCTATTATTTATTTTATACTAGGTGAACCAAGAGACGGTGCAATAATGCTGATTTTCGTTATCGGTATTATCAGTATTGACGTTATTCAGGAGTGGAAAACAGACAAAACCTTGAATGCACTTAAGGATTTGTCTGCACCTCACATAACGGTTATAAGAGATGATAAAGAAACGGTGATTGCCAGTACAGATCTTGTGCCCGGTGACTTGATGATGATATATGAAGGTGTAAAAATTCCCGCCGATGGTATCGTGGTCAAGTGTAATGATCTTTGTGTGGAGGAATCCTCACTTACGGGTGAAGCCGAAGGCGTCTGGAAAATCACAAGCGGGAATGCCGATTCATCTAATGATTACTGGCGCAAGGATTATTGCTATGCAGGCACGCTTGTTATTCAGGGTACAGGAACTATATTGGTTGATAAAATTGGTGCGGAAACCGAGTATGGTAAAATCGGTATGAATGTGGCAGCCGCTCCCAATGAGCCATCTCCTTTGCAGAAGCAGACAGGTAAGTTGGTTAAAACTTGTGCCGGAATTGCAGGTATATTGTTTGCACTGGTGGGTGTATTCACCTATTTTAATATCCCTGATCACACTTTCGCAGACAGAGTGGTTGAAAGTATCCTTTCCGGCATCACACTGGCAATGGCGATGATTCCCGAAGAATTCCCTGTTATTCTGACAGTATTTCTTTCTATGGGTGCATGGCGGCTGGCAAAGAAGCAGTCCCTTGTCAGGAAGCTGCCGGCTGTTGAAACTCTTGGATCAGTATCGGTACTGTGTGTGGATAAAACAGGCACAATTACTATGAACCAGATGGCGGTTCAGGAGGTTTGGTCACCGGACGGAAATGAAAACACTCTTATTGAGACAATGGGACTTGCCTGTGAATCAGATGCTTACGATCCGATGGAAAAGGCAATGCTTGCTTACTGCGATAACCATGGAATTTCAAAGGAGGACCTCTTTAGCAGTGAGTTGATCAGTGAATATGCCTTTACAAACGAACTAAAAATGATGGGACACGTTTGGCACAGGAAGAACGGGATTGTGATTGCAGCAAAGGGCTCTCCTGAACGGATATTGTCTATCTGCAATCTGAGTGATAAAGACAGAGAAATTACAGAGCAAAAAGTTGCAGAGATGTCCAAAGAAGGTCTGCGTGTGATTGCTGTAGCAATGGCATTACCAGAGTCAGAGGAGAATATTCCCTCGAGTATTACAGAATGCCGCCTTAATCTATGCGGCTTAATCGGTCTTTCTGATCCTCCCCGTGAGAGTGTTAAATCCGATATTGCGGTGTGCAGCAAAGCCGGTATTCGTGTTGTGATGATTACCGGGGACAATGGAATTACCGCCTCTTCAATTGCAAGAAAAATAGGAATGGAACACAGCGATAACATAATTACAGGTGATATGCTTAATGAAATGTCCGACAATGAACTGCGTGAGGCGGTCAAGTCAGTGTCTATTTTTTCTCGCGTTGTGCCGGAGCATAAGATGCGGATTGTTAAAGCATTTAAGGAAAACGGTGAAATCGTCGCTATGACGGGCGACGGCGTTAATGACGCACCAGCTCTGAAATATGCGGACATTGGTATAGCCATGGGCAAGCGCGGTAGTGAGGTTTCAAGGGAGGCTGCCGATCTCATTTTGATGGATGATAACTTTACAACTATTATTGAAACAGTAAAAGATGGCCGGAGAATTTATGACAATATCCGTAAGGCGGTTGGGTATGTATTTACTATTCATATCCCCATTGCATTTACATCACTGCTAGGCCCTATTCTGGGAATTGCACCTGCGGCGTTAATGCTTCTGCCTTTGCACGTTGTTTTGCTGGAGCTTCTGATCGACCCAACCTGTTCTATTGTACTGGAACGACAGCCTGCTGAAACGGATATTATGGAGCGAAGGCCGCGAAATCCGAAAGATAAGCTTTTGAACACGCGAACTTTACTGAAAAGTGTTATTCAGGGACTTGTGGTTTTTGCCGCATCTTTCGGCACTTATTATACTGTACTTTGCGACGATCCTGCTAGTGCAACTATTGCCCGTGCAATGGGACTTGCCATAATAATGTTCTCCAACCTGTTTCTTGTTCAGGTAAACAGCTCTGATTATGATTTTGCGGTTCAATCGATTATCCGTCTATCAAAAGATCGGGTTATGTGGGCGGTCAATATAGGTACACTGCTAATGCTTGCAATTATTCTTTATACACCGCTTTCAGGTTTTCTGAAACTTGCACCGCTTACGGCAGGACAGTTCTTTGGGTCAGCAGGTATAGCTGCTGTAGCAGTGTTTTGGTATGAAATCGTTAAGTTGATTAAGAGGTTCCGTAAAAAATAG
- a CDS encoding aminotransferase class I/II-fold pyridoxal phosphate-dependent enzyme produces MEDQRWNFPRNGLSMDQIKEYMNPGRNYDCLDNGKVFLGYPQTTPHPIAIKTYKNYLQYNDNHVGTFSNNNTDLNISRKMEKQFIEMLGDLYGDIEADGYVTSGGTEGNIMGIWVGKYYLGGGETDNLCLIKTYLTHQSIDKACSLNNITNIIEIPYNQNFEMDTNLLRNEIDFQIESGKNRIIIVATVGYTMTGTSDPIDEIDKIIQDYSRNKDVSFYLHVDAAIGGLVYPFCKKEDFAFQYPSVKSLTVDPHKMGYVPFSAGVFLCRRNLQDCVAIPIKYAKTVMDKTLVSSRSAAAAAACWTTFNYLGIAGFEKKIKKLISIKEYLVEKVLADKLAVLISDPGTNMVCLYFDSLAQGLLPEWIEKKYTLDGFLLKCKDEMIICYKVYIMPHVTKRAILQFVDDIRALAC; encoded by the coding sequence ATGGAAGATCAGAGATGGAATTTTCCCAGAAATGGGTTGAGCATGGACCAAATTAAGGAATATATGAACCCTGGCAGAAATTATGATTGCTTAGACAATGGCAAGGTGTTTCTCGGATATCCGCAGACTACTCCCCACCCTATTGCTATTAAGACGTACAAGAATTATCTGCAATATAACGATAACCATGTGGGGACATTTAGTAACAATAACACTGACTTGAATATATCCAGAAAAATGGAGAAACAGTTTATCGAAATGTTAGGTGATTTGTATGGAGATATTGAAGCAGATGGTTATGTTACATCAGGGGGTACAGAGGGTAATATTATGGGAATATGGGTAGGAAAATATTACCTTGGCGGAGGGGAGACAGATAACCTTTGCCTGATAAAAACATACCTTACACATCAATCAATTGATAAGGCTTGCAGCTTAAACAATATTACAAACATAATTGAAATTCCATATAACCAAAATTTTGAGATGGATACCAATTTACTTAGAAATGAAATTGATTTTCAGATTGAATCCGGTAAAAACAGAATTATAATTGTTGCTACAGTAGGCTATACAATGACGGGGACAAGTGATCCCATTGATGAGATTGATAAAATAATACAGGATTATTCCAGAAATAAAGATGTCAGTTTTTATCTTCACGTTGATGCAGCTATTGGAGGGCTTGTATATCCGTTTTGCAAAAAGGAAGATTTTGCATTCCAATATCCTAGTGTTAAGTCTTTAACTGTTGATCCTCATAAAATGGGATATGTACCTTTTTCAGCCGGTGTTTTCCTTTGCAGACGCAATTTGCAGGATTGTGTTGCAATCCCTATAAAGTATGCAAAAACCGTTATGGATAAAACATTGGTCAGTTCAAGAAGTGCGGCAGCAGCAGCAGCATGCTGGACAACCTTCAACTATTTGGGCATAGCGGGATTTGAAAAAAAAATAAAAAAGCTTATTTCTATCAAGGAGTATTTAGTTGAAAAAGTCTTGGCTGATAAATTGGCTGTATTAATTTCCGATCCGGGGACTAATATGGTATGCCTGTACTTTGATTCTCTTGCTCAGGGATTACTGCCTGAATGGATTGAAAAAAAGTATACCTTGGACGGATTTTTGTTGAAATGTAAAGACGAAATGATTATATGCTACAAGGTATATATCATGCCTCATGTTACTAAAAGAGCTATTCTTCAGTTTGTTGATGACATTCGAGCGTTAGCCTGCTAA
- a CDS encoding aminotransferase class I/II-fold pyridoxal phosphate-dependent enzyme yields the protein MNYMNAYEDLRNVPAYYDYSLSFNRDESILEILKNIQMHEVVEMLNRYPQQSYFEFKELLGLSHPKMTVVLGSGSEDLIWRINNFILRNKKVGVILPTFYRIYQTLQEPCFINIPYDIDNEVLDICSLRKAIDEGKYEAVWITNPNPITGKGFYASELLNVIEANKDTLFIVDEASVDSVMDIDRFSMLNSGYYLKNLVVIKTFSKFYGLPGMRLGYVAISDELADCLENWGQVFPVSSFSIYMAKKILEHKKIFMDIRKKINQNRDLMTSLLNSSSTVVPYKSLTNTLVIGGRSTQYNLWQILKGKGILSFSLDEEKGMLFSNCVRITIHSGKESFDYLYNGIKELLCELEGNNRVYSVNM from the coding sequence ATGAATTATATGAACGCTTATGAAGATTTGAGAAATGTTCCGGCCTATTATGACTATTCTTTAAGTTTTAATAGGGACGAGTCAATTTTAGAAATTCTCAAGAATATCCAAATGCATGAAGTAGTTGAGATGCTTAACAGGTATCCTCAGCAAAGCTATTTTGAGTTCAAGGAGCTTTTGGGTTTAAGCCATCCGAAGATGACAGTTGTCCTTGGCAGCGGCTCTGAAGATTTAATATGGAGGATTAATAATTTTATTTTAAGAAACAAAAAGGTAGGAGTAATTTTACCGACTTTTTATAGAATATATCAGACCTTACAAGAGCCATGCTTTATAAATATACCCTACGATATCGATAATGAGGTATTGGATATTTGCAGTTTGAGAAAAGCAATAGATGAAGGAAAATATGAGGCCGTGTGGATAACTAACCCTAATCCAATTACGGGAAAGGGATTTTACGCAAGTGAATTACTAAATGTAATAGAAGCTAATAAGGACACATTGTTTATTGTTGATGAGGCTTCAGTTGATTCGGTTATGGATATTGATAGGTTTTCGATGCTAAACAGCGGTTATTATTTAAAAAACTTAGTTGTAATAAAAACTTTTTCAAAGTTTTATGGTTTGCCGGGGATGCGTCTTGGCTATGTTGCAATAAGTGATGAGCTTGCCGATTGCCTGGAGAATTGGGGACAGGTATTTCCTGTAAGTAGTTTTAGCATCTATATGGCAAAAAAAATACTTGAACATAAAAAAATCTTCATGGATATCCGAAAAAAAATAAATCAAAATAGAGACTTGATGACTTCACTGTTAAATAGTTCTTCCACGGTTGTACCATATAAATCATTGACCAATACATTGGTTATCGGAGGTCGCAGCACTCAATATAATCTATGGCAAATACTAAAAGGGAAGGGAATATTAAGCTTTTCATTAGATGAGGAAAAGGGAATGCTCTTCTCAAACTGTGTAAGAATAACAATTCACAGCGGTAAGGAGAGTTTTGACTATCTGTACAATGGCATTAAGGAGTTGCTGTGTGAACTAGAGGGCAATAATAGAGTTTATTCGGTAAATATGTAA
- a CDS encoding HAD-IIB family hydrolase encodes MDGTLLSSNACMLDESIYRLNRMICDGLMFTFVTARDWLSSREIMSEVNLTLPVSVCNGRAVVDFQTGKMQKGYYIKSDKVMKIIQTAYQYSLFPNISVYHQGRIQTCYVAVHQRSNRDYYLNRLKMKESMTFQVPSINEAITENVISIAFVDSRDKIRKFCAAFDYKNQESLSIHVYNDPFDKTIEIVDILSDTASKGVAASDIANLCGIFAKEQIVSFGNDENDIELLKASGTGVAVGDNLGLLAEYTAICLNYQEGLSVLDFLEQHFYNKNYERKVVIQK; translated from the coding sequence TTGGATGGAACATTGTTAAGTAGCAATGCGTGCATGCTGGATGAATCTATTTATAGATTGAATCGTATGATATGTGACGGTCTTATGTTTACGTTTGTTACAGCAAGAGATTGGTTAAGTTCAAGAGAAATTATGTCTGAAGTCAATTTGACATTACCTGTTTCAGTGTGTAACGGAAGAGCGGTTGTAGATTTTCAAACAGGAAAAATGCAAAAGGGCTATTACATAAAGAGTGATAAGGTGATGAAAATCATACAGACAGCTTATCAATATTCTCTATTTCCCAATATAAGTGTATATCATCAGGGGCGTATTCAGACTTGCTATGTTGCTGTACATCAACGTAGTAATAGGGATTATTATCTGAACAGGCTAAAAATGAAAGAAAGTATGACATTTCAAGTTCCATCTATTAATGAAGCAATAACTGAAAATGTTATTTCAATTGCTTTTGTGGATTCAAGGGACAAAATAAGAAAATTTTGTGCTGCTTTTGATTATAAAAATCAAGAATCTCTAAGTATTCATGTATACAATGATCCATTTGATAAAACCATAGAAATTGTAGATATATTATCCGATACAGCATCAAAAGGTGTTGCTGCAAGTGATATAGCGAATTTATGCGGTATTTTTGCAAAGGAGCAGATTGTTTCTTTTGGAAATGACGAGAATGACATAGAACTCCTTAAAGCTTCCGGCACAGGAGTTGCTGTGGGTGACAATTTGGGTTTATTGGCTGAGTATACGGCTATTTGCTTGAATTACCAAGAAGGTTTGTCTGTTTTAGATTTTTTGGAACAGCATTTTTACAATAAAAACTATGAAAGAAAGGTTGTGATACAAAAATGA